A genomic region of Bactrocera dorsalis isolate Fly_Bdor chromosome 3, ASM2337382v1, whole genome shotgun sequence contains the following coding sequences:
- the LOC105224629 gene encoding putative serine/threonine-protein kinase STE20-like — MFGCNPLDYDLKVELSRCFNGIGTVYLAQYLPNGQHIAVKKYRMDKASKEESILARDELLIMRQFSHPNIHTFHTSFVYGNELFQIAPLMCFGSCKDTIANCFRAGFPEIFVALIMRDVLSGLEYLHRRGYVHRSIRASHILLNQTKAVLAGFRECTSIVGHGERIASLHHLAPCSARSLNWLAPEVLEQNIIGYTEKSDIYSIGITCCELANGVEPFADAQPTFMFTEKVRGNVPTLLDRSTCPASEEMIEIVASTDSDSIRQAQQIYCQRVFSDEFHQFTEICMEKKPSSRWSALQLLSHSFFKQCRHTSILDQLQRFGLETKDYSQIRDESLVLCSDLSEMNVHSNDWSWDF, encoded by the exons ATGTTTGGGTGCAATCCTTTGGATTACGATTTGAAAGTGGAATTATCACGCTGCTTTAATGGTATTGGGACTGTTTACTTAGCACAATATTTACCCAATGGACAGCATATCGcagtaaaaaaatatcgaatggataaagccagtaaagaagagaGCATCTTAGCGCGTGATGAACTGCTTATCATGCGTCAGTTCAGTCAtcctaacatacatacattccatACATCGTTTGTATATGGAAATGAGCTCTTTCAGATAGCACCCTTGATGTGCTTTGGCAGCTGCAAGGACACCATTGCTAATTGTTTTCGGGCGG GTTTTCCCGAAATTTTCGTTGCTTTAATAATGCGTGATGTACTCTCCGGGCTCGAGTACTTACATCGCCGTGGTTATGTACATCGCTCCATTCGTGCCAGTCATATATTACTCAATCAAACAAAAGCGGTCTTAGCTGGTTTCCGTGAATGTACCAGCATTGTAGGGCATGGTGAACGCATTGCATCTTTACATCACTTAGCCCCTTGCAGTGCACGTAGTTTAAATTGGCTAGCACCAGAAGTGCTAGAACAAAACATAATTGGTTACACAGAAAAATCGGATATTTACTCAATTGGTATAACGTGCTGTGAACTAGCGAATGGCGTAGAACCCTTTGCTGATGCACAACCAACCTTTATGTTTACTGAGAAAGTACGCGGCAATGTGCCGACTTTATTAGATCGTTCTACATGTCCTGCCAGCGAAGAAATGATAG AAATCGTAGCAAGTACTGATTCAGACTCTATTAGGCAGGCACAGCAAATATACTGTCAACGTGTATTCTCTGATGAGTTCCATCAATTTACAGAAATTTGTATGGAGAAAAAACCGTCCAGTCGTTGGTCGGCATTACAGCTCCTCAGTCATTCCTTTTTCAAACAATGTCGGCACACAAGCATTCTAGATCAATTGCAACGCTTCGGTCTAGAGACGAAGGACTATTCACAGATAAGAG ACGAAAGCTTGGTACTTTGCTCCGACTTGAGTGAGATGAATGTACACAGCAATGATTGGAGCTGGGATTTTTAA
- the LOC105224631 gene encoding N6-adenosine-methyltransferase MT-A70-like protein — MPDAWDEIKAVKSKRHTLREKLEKRKKERAGLLSSSPNSVVDTVKDSPNPTGELENNAEAEKAVLQALSSNTLVLPIISTQLLEKVATFLDKAPAQHVINYTLNKLAEQGAVNIKSVTIGKDVGCEVISVETNLILDLYKEVVNDGYIGIKEELKRKFDANDAENKDCNLNKSTKIDANTGPHTRKGADGSSADASDDIMSLLSMPSTREKQSKQVGEEILELLTKPTAKERSVAEKFKSHGGAQVMEFCPHGTKVECLKAQQATAEMASKKKRDRKLENDSPSKLSSEADESNPQSNVEETNIADANSTSDSNGNSAKETESDNKASDSGAEDGEIVSENLKDVEADSQQSTDESIETLDTCTKLHFKKIIQSHTDESLGDCSFLNTCFHMATCKYVHYEVDTLPNINTNKPVDVKTKLCIKRSIDPSVTLYPPQWIQCDLRYLDMTVLGKFAVVMADPPWDIHMELPYGTMSDDEMRQLGVPALQDDGLIFLWVTGRAMELGRECLKLWGYERVDELIWVKTNQLQRIIRTGRTGHWLNHGKEHCLVGMKGNPKNLNRGLDCDVIVAEVRATSHKPDEIYGIIERLSPGTRKIELFGRPHNVQPNWITLGNQLDGIRLVDPELITQFQKRYPDGNCMSPQAAAVTTGPTANSTSAVKK; from the exons ATGCCAGATGCTTGGGATGAAATAAAAGCCGTGAAAAGTAAGCGTCATACACTGCGAGAAAAGTTGGAGAAACGAAAGAAAGAACGTGCCGGTTTACTATCTTCGTCACCAAATAGTGTTGTTGACACAGTTAAGGACTCGCCTAATCCAACAGGGGAATTGG AAAACAATGCTGAAGCAGAGAAGGCGGTATTGCAGGCGCTCTCCTCCAACACACTTGTGCTTCCCATCATTTCAACACAACTATTGGAAAAAGTCGCTACATTTTTGGATAAAGCACCTGCACAGCATGTAATCAATTACACGCTCAACAAATTGGCTGAGCAAGGTGCAGTTAATATTAAGAGTGTTACAATCGGAAAGGATGTGGGCTGCGAAGTTATTTCGGTTGAAACAAACCTAATTTTAGATTTGTATAAGGAAGTGGTGAATGATGGATACATTGGTATAAAAGAAGAACTGAAGCGAAAAT TCGATGCAAATGATGCGGAGAACAAGGATTGTAACCTTAataaatcgacaaaaattgatGCGAATACGGGACCACATACGCGTAAAGGAGCGGACGGCAGCAGTGCGGATGCTTCGGATGATATAATG TCTCTGCTCTCCATGCCTTCTACACGCGAGAAGCAAAGTAAACAAGTAGGCGAAGAAATACTCGAATTGCTAACAAAACCAACTGCCAAAGAAAGGTCCGTTGCTGAAAAGTTTAAATCACATGGCGGTGCACAGGTAATGGAATTTTGCCCACATGGCACCAAGGTAGAGTGCCTCAAAGCGCAGCAAGCCACTGCGGAAATGGCCTCGAAAAAGAAACGAGATCGCAAACTCGAAAATGACTCTCCTAGCAAGCTCAGCTCAGAGGCCGATGAATCAAATCCACAAAGCAATGTCGAAGAGACAAATATAGCTGATGCAAATTCAACATCAGATAGTAACGGTAACAGTGCAAAAGAAACGGAAAGCGATAATAAGGCTAGCGACTCCGGCGCAGAGGATGGTGAGATCGTttctgaaaatttgaaagatGTCGAAGCTGATTCACAACAATCAACAGACGAATCAATAGAAACATTGGATACTTGTACGAAATTgcattttaagaaaatcatacaATCACATACTGATGAATCACTTGGTGATTGCAGTTTCCTAAACACATGCTTCCACATGGCTACATGCAA atatgtacattatgAGGTTGACACTTTACCCAATATCAACACTAATAAGCCAGTTGATGTTAAAACCAAACTTTGCATTAAGCGTAGCATCGACCCTAGCGTCACATTATATCCGCCACAGTGGATACAATGTGATTTGCGTTATCTCGACATGACGGTACTGGGTAAATTTGCTGTTGTAATGGCGGATCCACCTTGGGATATACACATGGAATTGCCGTATG GCACAATGTCGGACGATGAGATGCGTCAGTTGGGCGTGCCAGCACTGCAGGACGATGGACTTATCTTTTTATGGGTAACAGGGCGTGCGATGGAATTAGGAAGGGAATGCTTAAAGCTCTGGGG ctaCGAACGTGTGGACGAACTCATTTGGGTGAAAACGAACCAATTGCAGCGCATCATACGCACCGGCCGTACTGGTCATTGGTTAAATCACGGAAAAGAACATTGTCTGGTGGGCATGAAGGGTAATCCGAAGAATCTTAATCGTGGCCTGGATTGTGATGTCATTGTAGCGGAAGTACGCGCCACTTCACATAAACCCGATGAAATCTACGGCATAATTGAACGTCTTAGTCCGGGCACACGCAAAATTGAGCTTTTCGGTCGCCCACATAACGTGCAACCAAATTGGATTACATTGGGCAATCAATTGGATGGCATACGCTTAGTGGATCCCGAGTTAATAACACAATTCCAGAAGAGATATCCCGACGGAAATTGTATGTCACCACAAGCAGCCGCCGTTACAACTGGTCCAACAGCAAATTCGACAAGTGCTGTGAAAAAGTGA
- the LOC105224632 gene encoding mitochondrial Rho GTPase isoform X1, with protein sequence MVQYNSAQRKNVRILLVGDPGVGKTSLILSLVSEEFPEDVPPKAEEITIPANVTPEQVPTNIVDYSNTEQTDEILNEEIVKAHVVCIVYSVEDEDSLDRITSHWLPLIRTAIGEDQQRKPVVLVGNKVDLIEYSTIDSVLTIMEDFPEVESCVECSAKTLHNISEMFYYAQKAVLHPTSPLYIMEEQDLTPACKKSLVRIFKICDIDGDNLLNDYELNLFQRRCFNTPLQPQILDEVKVVIQKNIPDGIFHDAVTLKGFLFLHCLFIQRGRNETTWAVLRRFGYNEQLEMCKDYLRPTLKIPPGSSTELSHRGQQFLTALFERYDKDGDGALSPEEHKMIFSTCPSAPWSYSTDIRKSCPTNDQGWVTLHGWMCRWTLMTLIDVLKTLEYLAYLGFNVHENESQLAAIHVTRERRIDLAKRQSSRSVYMCHVIGPKGAGKTGLCRGFLVEDMKSLIGKEFKTNVVHCVNTVQVYGQEKHLILRDIDVKHALDPLQPQEVNCDVACLVYDSSNPRSFEYIARIYIKYYAESKIPVMIVGTKGDLDERRQDYLLQPSEFCTKYKLLPPHLFSLKSNKKEVYTKLATMAAFPRFQAAWILFYKHRLVQLWESAHLRQFGLMTEDPTLWWKAGLGVAAATVLGFVVLKALHSAGTHVRY encoded by the exons ATGGTCCAATACAACTCCGCTCAGCGAAAAAATGTTCGCATATTGTTGGTTGGCGATCCCGGTGTGGGTAAAACATCACTTATACTTTCGCTTGTAAGCGAAGAATTTCCTGAGGATGTACCTCCAAAAGCTGAGGAGATAACAATACCCGCTAATGTAACACCTGAGCAGGTGCCTACGAATATTGTCGACTATTCAA ataccgAGCAAACGGATGAAATTCTCAACGAAGAGATCGTCAAAGCACACGTTGTATGTATTGTGTATAGCGTGGAAGATGAAGATTCGCTTGATCGCATAACATCCCACTGGCTGCCTTTAATACGAACCGCAATTGGAGAGGACCAACAACGTAAGCCTGTTGTGCTGGTTGGCAATAAAGTTGATCTAATCGAGTACTCAACCATAGAT agtgTATTGACAATAATGGAAGACTTTCCCGAGGTTGAAAGCTGTGTGGAATGCTCTGCCAAAACGCTACACAATATTTCCGAAATGTTCTACTATGCGCAAAAGGCTGTTCTACACCCAACTTCACCGCTTTATATAATGGAAGAGCAAGAT CTTACGCCGGCTTGCAAGAAATCACTTGTTCGCATATTCAAAATATGTGATATCGATGGTGACAATCTGCTCAATGATTACGAATTGAACTTGTTTCAACGTCGTTGTTTCAACACACCGCTACAGCCACAAATACTAGACGAAGTGAAAGTTGTTATACAGAAAAATATTCCAGATGGCATCTTCCACGATGCAGTTACACTTAAGGGCTTTCTTTTCCTGCACTGCTTGTTCATACAGCGCGGACGTAATGAGACCACATGGGCGGTGCTACGTCGCTTCGGTTACAATGAACAGTTAGAAATGTGTAAGGATTATTTGCGGCCAACATTGAAAATACCACCCGGTAGTAGCACTGAATTGTCACATCGCGGCCAACAATTTCTTACAGCGCTGTTCGAACGTTACGATAAAGACGGCGACGGCGCACTATCACCAGAAGAGCATAAAATGATTTTCAGTACATGCCCATCAGCGCCTTGGTCCTATTCGACAGATATACGTAAATCATGCCCCACCAACGATCAAGGTTGGGTGACGCTGCATGGCTGGATGTGTCGTTGGACGTTAATGACACTTATCGATGTCTTAAAGACTCTAGAATACTTAGCGTATTTGGGGTTCAATGTGCATGAGAACGAAAGTCAGTTGGCGGCGATACATGTGACACGCGAACGGCGTATTGATTTAGCTAAACGGCAAAGTAGTCGATCCGTGTATATGTGTCATGTGATTGGTCCAAAAGGCGCTGGTAAGACGGGGTTATGTCGTGGTTTCTTAGTAGAGGACATGAAAAGTCTGATTGGTAAAGAATTCAAGACTAATGTGGTGCATTGCGTCAACACTGTGCAg GTTTATGGTCAAGAAAAGCATCTTATACTACGTGATATAGACGTAAAGCATGCGCTAGACCCATTGCAGCCGCAGGAGGTGAATTGTGATGTCGCTTGCCTCGTATATGATTCATCCAATCCGCGTTCGTTCGAGTACATTGCACGCATCTACATCAAATATTATGCGGAGAGTAAAATCCCAGTGATGATTGTTGGCACCAAAGGTGACTTGGATGAGCGGCGGCAAGATTACTTACTGCAACCGTCAGAGTTTTGTACCAAATATAAACTACTGCCACCACACCTGTTCAGCTTGAAGAGTAATAAAAAGGAGGTTTACACGAAATTGGCAACCATGGCGGCATTCCC TCGCTTTCAAGCCGCATGGATACTCTTTTACAAGCACAGGTTGGTACAGCTGTGGGAATCAGC ACATCTGCGTCAGTTCGGTTTGATGACAGAGGATCCGACACTTTGGTGGAAAGCCGGTTTAGGTGTTGCCGCCGCCACCGTTCTGGGTTTTGTCGTGCTCAAAGCACTGCACAGCGCCGGCACGCATGTGCGTTACTAA
- the LOC105224632 gene encoding mitochondrial Rho GTPase isoform X3 produces MVQYNSAQRKNVRILLVGDPGVGKTSLILSLVSEEFPEDVPPKAEEITIPANVTPEQVPTNIVDYSNTEQTDEILNEEIVKAHVVCIVYSVEDEDSLDRITSHWLPLIRTAIGEDQQRKPVVLVGNKVDLIEYSTIDSVLTIMEDFPEVESCVECSAKTLHNISEMFYYAQKAVLHPTSPLYIMEEQDLTPACKKSLVRIFKICDIDGDNLLNDYELNLFQRRCFNTPLQPQILDEVKVVIQKNIPDGIFHDAVTLKGFLFLHCLFIQRGRNETTWAVLRRFGYNEQLEMCKDYLRPTLKIPPGSSTELSHRGQQFLTALFERYDKDGDGALSPEEHKMIFSTCPSAPWSYSTDIRKSCPTNDQGWVTLHGWMCRWTLMTLIDVLKTLEYLAYLGFNVHENESQLAAIHVTRERRIDLAKRQSSRSVYMCHVIGPKGAGKTGLCRGFLVEDMKSLIGKEFKTNVVHCVNTVQVYGQEKHLILRDIDVKHALDPLQPQEVNCDVACLVYDSSNPRSFEYIARIYIKYYAESKIPVMIVGTKGDLDERRQDYLLQPSEFCTKYKLLPPHLFSLKSNKKEVYTKLATMAAFPHLRQFGLMTEDPTLWWKAGLGVAAATVLGFVVLKALHSAGTHVRY; encoded by the exons ATGGTCCAATACAACTCCGCTCAGCGAAAAAATGTTCGCATATTGTTGGTTGGCGATCCCGGTGTGGGTAAAACATCACTTATACTTTCGCTTGTAAGCGAAGAATTTCCTGAGGATGTACCTCCAAAAGCTGAGGAGATAACAATACCCGCTAATGTAACACCTGAGCAGGTGCCTACGAATATTGTCGACTATTCAA ataccgAGCAAACGGATGAAATTCTCAACGAAGAGATCGTCAAAGCACACGTTGTATGTATTGTGTATAGCGTGGAAGATGAAGATTCGCTTGATCGCATAACATCCCACTGGCTGCCTTTAATACGAACCGCAATTGGAGAGGACCAACAACGTAAGCCTGTTGTGCTGGTTGGCAATAAAGTTGATCTAATCGAGTACTCAACCATAGAT agtgTATTGACAATAATGGAAGACTTTCCCGAGGTTGAAAGCTGTGTGGAATGCTCTGCCAAAACGCTACACAATATTTCCGAAATGTTCTACTATGCGCAAAAGGCTGTTCTACACCCAACTTCACCGCTTTATATAATGGAAGAGCAAGAT CTTACGCCGGCTTGCAAGAAATCACTTGTTCGCATATTCAAAATATGTGATATCGATGGTGACAATCTGCTCAATGATTACGAATTGAACTTGTTTCAACGTCGTTGTTTCAACACACCGCTACAGCCACAAATACTAGACGAAGTGAAAGTTGTTATACAGAAAAATATTCCAGATGGCATCTTCCACGATGCAGTTACACTTAAGGGCTTTCTTTTCCTGCACTGCTTGTTCATACAGCGCGGACGTAATGAGACCACATGGGCGGTGCTACGTCGCTTCGGTTACAATGAACAGTTAGAAATGTGTAAGGATTATTTGCGGCCAACATTGAAAATACCACCCGGTAGTAGCACTGAATTGTCACATCGCGGCCAACAATTTCTTACAGCGCTGTTCGAACGTTACGATAAAGACGGCGACGGCGCACTATCACCAGAAGAGCATAAAATGATTTTCAGTACATGCCCATCAGCGCCTTGGTCCTATTCGACAGATATACGTAAATCATGCCCCACCAACGATCAAGGTTGGGTGACGCTGCATGGCTGGATGTGTCGTTGGACGTTAATGACACTTATCGATGTCTTAAAGACTCTAGAATACTTAGCGTATTTGGGGTTCAATGTGCATGAGAACGAAAGTCAGTTGGCGGCGATACATGTGACACGCGAACGGCGTATTGATTTAGCTAAACGGCAAAGTAGTCGATCCGTGTATATGTGTCATGTGATTGGTCCAAAAGGCGCTGGTAAGACGGGGTTATGTCGTGGTTTCTTAGTAGAGGACATGAAAAGTCTGATTGGTAAAGAATTCAAGACTAATGTGGTGCATTGCGTCAACACTGTGCAg GTTTATGGTCAAGAAAAGCATCTTATACTACGTGATATAGACGTAAAGCATGCGCTAGACCCATTGCAGCCGCAGGAGGTGAATTGTGATGTCGCTTGCCTCGTATATGATTCATCCAATCCGCGTTCGTTCGAGTACATTGCACGCATCTACATCAAATATTATGCGGAGAGTAAAATCCCAGTGATGATTGTTGGCACCAAAGGTGACTTGGATGAGCGGCGGCAAGATTACTTACTGCAACCGTCAGAGTTTTGTACCAAATATAAACTACTGCCACCACACCTGTTCAGCTTGAAGAGTAATAAAAAGGAGGTTTACACGAAATTGGCAACCATGGCGGCATTCCC ACATCTGCGTCAGTTCGGTTTGATGACAGAGGATCCGACACTTTGGTGGAAAGCCGGTTTAGGTGTTGCCGCCGCCACCGTTCTGGGTTTTGTCGTGCTCAAAGCACTGCACAGCGCCGGCACGCATGTGCGTTACTAA
- the LOC105224632 gene encoding mitochondrial Rho GTPase isoform X2 codes for MVQYNSAQRKNVRILLVGDPGVGKTSLILSLVSEEFPEDVPPKAEEITIPANVTPEQVPTNIVDYSNTEQTDEILNEEIVKAHVVCIVYSVEDEDSLDRITSHWLPLIRTAIGEDQQRKPVVLVGNKVDLIEYSTIDSVLTIMEDFPEVESCVECSAKTLHNISEMFYYAQKAVLHPTSPLYIMEEQDLTPACKKSLVRIFKICDIDGDNLLNDYELNLFQRRCFNTPLQPQILDEVKVVIQKNIPDGIFHDAVTLKGFLFLHCLFIQRGRNETTWAVLRRFGYNEQLEMCKDYLRPTLKIPPGSSTELSHRGQQFLTALFERYDKDGDGALSPEEHKMIFSTCPSAPWSYSTDIRKSCPTNDQGWVTLHGWMCRWTLMTLIDVLKTLEYLAYLGFNVHENESQLAAIHVTRERRIDLAKRQSSRSVYMCHVIGPKGAGKTGLCRGFLVEDMKSLIGKEFKTNVVHCVNTVQVYGQEKHLILRDIDVKHALDPLQPQEVNCDVACLVYDSSNPRSFEYIARIYIKYYAESKIPVMIVGTKGDLDERRQDYLLQPSEFCTKYKLLPPHLFSLKSNKKEVYTKLATMAAFPRFQAAWILFYKHRHLRQFGLMTEDPTLWWKAGLGVAAATVLGFVVLKALHSAGTHVRY; via the exons ATGGTCCAATACAACTCCGCTCAGCGAAAAAATGTTCGCATATTGTTGGTTGGCGATCCCGGTGTGGGTAAAACATCACTTATACTTTCGCTTGTAAGCGAAGAATTTCCTGAGGATGTACCTCCAAAAGCTGAGGAGATAACAATACCCGCTAATGTAACACCTGAGCAGGTGCCTACGAATATTGTCGACTATTCAA ataccgAGCAAACGGATGAAATTCTCAACGAAGAGATCGTCAAAGCACACGTTGTATGTATTGTGTATAGCGTGGAAGATGAAGATTCGCTTGATCGCATAACATCCCACTGGCTGCCTTTAATACGAACCGCAATTGGAGAGGACCAACAACGTAAGCCTGTTGTGCTGGTTGGCAATAAAGTTGATCTAATCGAGTACTCAACCATAGAT agtgTATTGACAATAATGGAAGACTTTCCCGAGGTTGAAAGCTGTGTGGAATGCTCTGCCAAAACGCTACACAATATTTCCGAAATGTTCTACTATGCGCAAAAGGCTGTTCTACACCCAACTTCACCGCTTTATATAATGGAAGAGCAAGAT CTTACGCCGGCTTGCAAGAAATCACTTGTTCGCATATTCAAAATATGTGATATCGATGGTGACAATCTGCTCAATGATTACGAATTGAACTTGTTTCAACGTCGTTGTTTCAACACACCGCTACAGCCACAAATACTAGACGAAGTGAAAGTTGTTATACAGAAAAATATTCCAGATGGCATCTTCCACGATGCAGTTACACTTAAGGGCTTTCTTTTCCTGCACTGCTTGTTCATACAGCGCGGACGTAATGAGACCACATGGGCGGTGCTACGTCGCTTCGGTTACAATGAACAGTTAGAAATGTGTAAGGATTATTTGCGGCCAACATTGAAAATACCACCCGGTAGTAGCACTGAATTGTCACATCGCGGCCAACAATTTCTTACAGCGCTGTTCGAACGTTACGATAAAGACGGCGACGGCGCACTATCACCAGAAGAGCATAAAATGATTTTCAGTACATGCCCATCAGCGCCTTGGTCCTATTCGACAGATATACGTAAATCATGCCCCACCAACGATCAAGGTTGGGTGACGCTGCATGGCTGGATGTGTCGTTGGACGTTAATGACACTTATCGATGTCTTAAAGACTCTAGAATACTTAGCGTATTTGGGGTTCAATGTGCATGAGAACGAAAGTCAGTTGGCGGCGATACATGTGACACGCGAACGGCGTATTGATTTAGCTAAACGGCAAAGTAGTCGATCCGTGTATATGTGTCATGTGATTGGTCCAAAAGGCGCTGGTAAGACGGGGTTATGTCGTGGTTTCTTAGTAGAGGACATGAAAAGTCTGATTGGTAAAGAATTCAAGACTAATGTGGTGCATTGCGTCAACACTGTGCAg GTTTATGGTCAAGAAAAGCATCTTATACTACGTGATATAGACGTAAAGCATGCGCTAGACCCATTGCAGCCGCAGGAGGTGAATTGTGATGTCGCTTGCCTCGTATATGATTCATCCAATCCGCGTTCGTTCGAGTACATTGCACGCATCTACATCAAATATTATGCGGAGAGTAAAATCCCAGTGATGATTGTTGGCACCAAAGGTGACTTGGATGAGCGGCGGCAAGATTACTTACTGCAACCGTCAGAGTTTTGTACCAAATATAAACTACTGCCACCACACCTGTTCAGCTTGAAGAGTAATAAAAAGGAGGTTTACACGAAATTGGCAACCATGGCGGCATTCCC TCGCTTTCAAGCCGCATGGATACTCTTTTACAAGCACAG ACATCTGCGTCAGTTCGGTTTGATGACAGAGGATCCGACACTTTGGTGGAAAGCCGGTTTAGGTGTTGCCGCCGCCACCGTTCTGGGTTTTGTCGTGCTCAAAGCACTGCACAGCGCCGGCACGCATGTGCGTTACTAA
- the LOC105224633 gene encoding uncharacterized protein LOC105224633, giving the protein MASEGASNQNAVCTLCDKIGLKPFTKQNVFYYYIPLHGVVSYSALAVNVMNPGFISQVLPKKDLTNVLLLSTLTGTAFYIYGRPHLRSVPNSRRGLYAVLGGSLFSMGSVLAWALMRSILPRDNAAVATIAGLASGAVLVKLSTDYFTDCDKLVTKN; this is encoded by the coding sequence ATGGCCAGCGAAGGAGCAAGTAACCAGAATGCAGTTTGCACACTGTGTGACAAGATCGGACTTAAGCCATTCACCAAGCAGAACGTATTCTACTATTACATACCATTACATGGCGTAGTATCATACTCTGCACTCGCCGTAAACGTAATGAATCCGGGATTCATTTCACAAGTCCTACCCAAAAAGGATTTGACCAATGTGCTATTACTGAGCACATTAACTGGTACGGCATTTTACATATACGGACGACCACATCTACGTAGTGTGCCGAATTCTCGACGCGGTCTATATGCCGTGTTAGGTGGTTCACTCTTTAGCATGGGTTCAGTGCTCGCTTGGGCTTTAATGAGATCGATACTGCCAAGAGATAACGCAGCAGTTGCTACCATTGCGGGTCTGGCTTCCGGAGCAGTTTTGGTTAAGCTGAGTACTGACTATTTTACTGATTGTGACAAACTGGTTACAAAGAATTAA